The genomic stretch ttttctccTTTGGTGgcatttttttggtgtcGAGGGAAGTGGGCGTGGGCATAGGTGTGGACATAGACATTGCGACGTTGATTAACTTGATTAATAAGTCTAGTTTTGTATagtgaaaatgaaaatgaaataaacaGAAGTAGAATAagtaaattcaaaaaagaagaagtaataaaaaaaaattagttgAAGGTGAAAtgtctttctttttctattccAATCTCTTTCTCCGTGGTAATTCAAGATGGGGAAAGAAGGAAGGAAATCTGTCAGTAgatttatataaaaatttttttttcccgTAAttctcctcctcctcctcctctcCAAAAAAACTGCAGGTTGGCGtcgtttctttttctgagtttgaatttgaatgtGTGTGTGGATGCGTTGGGTGTGGGTGTGGGTGATGCAcaatttgttaaaaaaCACAAAAACTTAGTTTCGGAAAAACTTGTCTGAGTTTTAAATTTCTCCATTGGGGTgacaaatataataaatctCATTCTTTAGTTTGggggaaaaaaataactgTTGGCGGGTTGATTGGTGTGGGCTTTTGGCTTTGGGTTCGGTTGATGGTGGTGCGCGCACTAAACTCCAGACATTCAAAGCATTTTagtttgattgtttttttcaGATCCAGTTGACATCATCATATACTCCCATTATTCTCTTCCATGGCTTGGAATATTAACAATGTATGTATATGTGTGattttaaacaaaaagtCCATCagtgaaaattttttttcatcattatgGAGTATCtcctattttttttcggaGAAATATTGGCGAACAAAAATCTTATCTTATTCCTCTATTGTGAAGAAAGcaaaaaatttaacaatacaaaattCTCTACTAAAAAGCTTTACAAATGCTGGGCCTCTAAAATATACTTTACAACGTCGAACTAGATTCTCACAACTATTTTAGGTGTTGTTAGTCGGGTTCCCCGTGGTAGTATGTGATACCCAATTATGCATAACATtctaaaatcaaaatttaggaaaagaagaaggatAAAAGTGAAACACAACTCGTAAACCCACTTTCCGTCAACAACTGCTGGTGAAGAAAATATAGAACTGTGCccagttttttttctccgaaatagaagaagaataacAATGCTGATGTGAATAAGGTGATTTTTTATAATCCCACAcaaagagagagaaaaagaaaatgttgTTCCAGATGGCATGTATTCGCGACaagtagaaaaaaaaaattgaaaaaaaagataatcCGATGGTTGGTTTTTAGAATAGTTACACAAAATAACTAACATGCAAATATGCGAGAAgtacaaaataaaaactgTGGGTCaaattggtggtggtgggtTCAAATTCCACAAAGATTTGTAATCTAATTCCGAAAGAGTCCATTATCATAAAAGTATAAAGGATTGTGGGaagaagcaaaaaaaaaggagttATGAGGGGAGGCAAGAAAATGGTTGTGATAGagatttgtttgaaaataataaacagAAACGAGAGATACAGAGGCGGGGTGAGTCAATAGGGGTGAAAAGCAAATGTAACCGAAGAGGAACGAAATAGGGATGAATTTTGCTActacaccaagaaaaatataCGGGATGATAcacatttttttggtaagtaaatattgaattgaacaagaaaaattcatATGAATCAAGAATTCCAGAATACTGATAAATACTAATATTTTCTTAtcaatttgtaaatataAGACTAATTTCTTGCAAGAAGCacgttttctttttctcatGGAGAGACGAGCCTCTAGTGTGTGTGTGGGGGGAGGGTGGGGGAGGAGAGTAATATGCGGCATCGATGTGACCTATcgaaatcaacaaaataaaacgTTGACTAAAATAAAACACTTGGCCCCGTCAAgtttaatttcttctttcacGGGGCATCCAGTATGGGATGTCCTCCCTCCCCTCCATCCCAAAGAAAACTTAGAAATTTTAAACTTAATCTTTGAATTGagccaccaccaccataaTCATAACCATAACCACAAGTGTTATCCTATTGTTTAACCTTTTTAAATTCCTAAATTTGCCGAACTAACCTTTCTGgttcaacaaaaattcaattgttgtttcaaaaatgtTTAATAACAAATCTTATTATGCACCCTTGTTGCATTGTTGTTATCACTAATAACAGCAACCATATTGTTCTTTTACCCATggggtaaaaaaaaaataaaaattaaattaaatctATAAAGTTTGCTCTTCTCCAAATTTACTTGTTAGTGGGTTAATACCGAGTGTTATCTATAAATGAGttttgctttttctttcatatgcaaataataattatttttccGTAACTGTGGAGTCTAATCATAATTAAAGATAGCAAATATTACGTGTTATGTCTAATAGATCttttaacttcttggtaTGGATAAAGAGAGGTCTAGATTTGATGAGATTTTCAATCTTAATTTCTAGAAAACTCAATTTCTCAAGGCTCTTTTCTTGCACTAACTTTAATTCAAGCACCATGTAGTTTTCTAGAGCCGTACAACCTTTATACAAATTTGGAGCCTTGTCCTTATTAGTTTATTTAGCATGTGGATCAACCTTAAATACTACTTCATACACATATCAGATTTACTGtttatgaaattgataagtCAAAATTTCCTAATTGGATTCTACATCAGTTAGGGTAAGTTTAGGATAAAAGTAACTTGATTGCTATTGCTGTAACCATAATGGTTAGTTGTTCTGTGGGCTGTGGTATTAGCAACAGTTCTTTGTGtgccaattcttcaaacCAATGAGTTCTTTCGGTTGTTTTTGCCTAGAGAGTGTGTGTGTGCAAGTATCCGATTGATCAACTGTGTTAGACGAATTCCACTAAGAGTTGACTGTATATGGcctatcattatttttcaaagttaTTTAAAAGCCACCACAACTTGGTaacatatttatattatattttgaacTGTATAAATATATGTAGTAAGGAGAAAGCTGTACTACTTAAGTACTTTCATTAGACGAACAGATACCTATGATACAACATGTTATCACCTACACTGACTATGGCACGTATTATCATAATAAGCTATTGGTGAGAACACGTCTACTACCTAGTATGTTATAAATTATCCATATTAACTACTCGTGTCACGTGAAAGTTGAGAATACCTATGAGGTCATAGGCTAACCaaagtaatttttttgttattttgtATGAGTGCGGGTCGTGTattattttccaaaaaaaaagctgaGACGAACAAAAAAAGGCTGGTTAGCTGGTTGgttgtcaaaaaaaaaataatactatcaatttatataattattttaaacaacagcaacaacaaccagtAAAAGACCCTTGAAGAGGACCTgtatttatattgattaGAACTAAATAGTCATGACTAGTATACGTTACGACTATTTTAAGGAATCTGGTGGGAGTGATGGAGGTCTGCcaacaagaacaataaTATCCTATAAACGATTCATTTATGTTGGTACTTTATTGGCTATTTTGATCTATGGAAgttcatttttaattacAACGATAGAGAATTTCAcattaaaatttgaatcacaatcaatatcatcaatagaTAGTTTCAAAGGTGAAAGACCAGATTATGCCAGTCCGTCACTGAAATCAACAGATTTTAAGGGCAAAATCCCTTTTTCGAAAGAAGTTTATGATAAACATATCTTATCTCCCAAATTACATTCAATACAATGGATTAGAGCTCCAGAATCCATACATGATGATAGAGGTACTTATGTCATCAAAGAAGATAAAGACGACAAAGGTTTTCGAGTTGTGGTGAAATCTATCGCTGATGAAGAATATGAAAAGGAATTAATTGGTAATAGTATATTCAAATACAAGGGAGAAGAGCATGAAATCGTTGACTATTTTGCCTCCCCAGATTTACAAAAAGTAATTTTAAAAACCGATGTCACAAGTCTTTGGAGATATTCTTCAATAGCTTATTATTGGGTATTGGATATTAATAATGGAGATATCAAACCAGTTTTCAATGATGTTGATAAGATTTCTACAGCATCATGGTCTCCTGATTCTTCTAAAATTGCTTTTATTtatgaaaataatttatattacAAATCTTTACAACACGATGAGATTGTTCAAATTACTTTTGATGGTTCAACCGAAATATTCAATGGGAAACCAGATTGGGTCTATGAGGAAGAAGTTTATGGGTCCGATCATGTATTTTGGTGGTCTCCTGAATCAGATAAAGTGGCATTCTTGAGATCAAATAACACTCAAGTCCCAGAATTCATTATACCATTTTATGCTCAATCCGATCATCAAGATTATCCTGAGATTGTCAAGATTAAATATCCTAAAGCTGGTTATCCTAATCCTATTGTTGATGTATTAACTTATGATTTAAACACCAAAAATTTACATAACCACCATTTGAAATcagaaaaaatcaatttagaaAATAGATTAATCACTGAAGTGGTATGGATTGGTGATTCATTAAAAGTGAAAACATCAAATCGTCATAgtgatttattagaaatTTTCCTTGTTGATAAACATGAAAAAGTTAACTTGATCAGAACTTTAACTGCTTCTGACTCATGGTTTGAAGCAACTTCATCAACACTTTACATTCCTGCTAATAAAACTTTGGGTAGAAAATACGACGGATATTTGgacattgttgttgaaaatggCTACAATCATTTAGCTTATTTCTCTCCACCAGATAATTCTGaatatgaattattaaCTAAAGGTAATTGGGAAGTAACTGGTGGAGTTACATTTGATTTCACTTCTAATACGGTGTATTTTACAAGTACAGCCAAATCACCAATTGAAAGACACATTCATTCAATTAACTTATTAGATAGATCAGATAATGGGTTACCTTATATTAAAGATATAACTACAAAAGAAGGTTGGTATCAATCGTCATTTTCATCGGGGGCaagatttttatttttatctgAATTGGGGCCTGGTGTTCCTACTCAAAGagttaatgatttgaaaatgcaCAAGAATGTTAAAACTATTGAAGATAATTCCGAGTTGGTTGAAACATTGAGGAATTATGTGGTTCCAGAAGTTAAATATTCACAAGTAGAACttgatgataaagaaaCCGGTCAACCATTTTTAGTTACTGCTATGGAAACCTTGCcattaaattttgataaaaccAAGAAATACCCGGtgttgttttatatttatgGTGGACCAGGATCACAAACAGTAACGAAAAAATGGGCACTTTCATTCAGTTCTTTGATAGCTGCTGAACTAGATGCTGTAGTTGTCACAATTGATGGAAGAGGTACTGGGtttaacaatttgaattataaattaggatctaaattcaaatttattgtcAGAGATAGATTGGGTCAATATGAACCAATTGATGTTATATCGGCAGCTAATAAATGGGCAGAAAAATCATATGTTGATCCTGAAAGAATAGCGGTTTGGGGTTGGTCATATGGTGGATTTTTAACATTGAAAACTTTGGAAACTGATATTGACAAtccaatttttaattatgCAGTGGCAATTGCCCCCGTCACGAGATGGAGATTATATGATTCCATTTATACGGAAAGATATTTAAATACACCTCAAGAAAACCCTAAAGGATATGAAACTGGATCTATTCATAATGTTACTAATTTCAAACATGttaagaaatttttcattggtCATGGTAGTGGTGATGATAATGTTCATGTTCAAAATTCATTACAATTATTAGATGAATTTAATCTTGCTGAAGtggaaaattttgaatttatgaTATTCCCTGATAGTAATCATGGAATGAATTATCACAATGGGTTTAATGTTGTCTATGATAGAATAttagattttttcaaaagagCATTTGATTGGGAATTTGTATAACGTTAAggtttttatatatatatataatgtattattagaaagtgtatattaattatagtttatttatatttagattaatatttaattcaattcaattcaacgTTAATTTTGGATTCTTAAATTAGTTTCCATACTTGAAGTATTAAAATCTAGTAATAATGTGTCTTAACTTAGTACGAATTGTTTAACCACACtacaattttgaaacaCTGGATTTAATAAAACGTTACTCAAAAACCATTGAAGTccctttcttctttcttctaaCCAATTTTTCGACATCATTAATCTATCAAGACTTAAATTATCTTTTGGAGGCAATGATGGAACAATATTTGTCGTTATAGTGTGATCATGAGGTGggaaaattttcaataaatcttgTCGtagttgataaatttcattataaCGTTTATATAAAACTATTGAAGAATAATCTAAATCATTTATAGTGATTTTAATTTGCCAAGTCATATAGCTTTTACCAAATTCTCcagaaattaaatgatattCTCCAACGATAACATTAGTTATatgatttaaatgattttgttgatgttgttcTAATGATTCTCCATTATGTAATTCTATAGGCACTGGTAATACTTTATTAAGTTGTGATATTGAATTGGACTTATTTCTATGAGTAGGTGTAGTATCACTATTCattgtttatttggttGAGATCATTCAGAGTGTTATGTAGTTGGTAGTTTGATAGTAGTTGATGTTGTGGATGACGATAATTTTATGCCTCTCCCtccgttttttttttttgttcttccGCTTCCCAGCCTCTTCCAGTtgatatcaaaaaaaaaagttcaACTTGATTAGGAATTACGGCCAATCTAATTAATTTGATACAACTGGGCTTCAGACAATGGATATAATTAAGAAGAAATATCCATTTTGGAAACGCTTATTACATAAATGGCAATCTCGTAGAGATATCCCCTTCCGtaaaaaattcttcattgGTTATGATTTATATGGTAATACATATTGGGAATTCACTATTGATGGGAATATGTCAAGATTACGACGTAAATTAGAACCATTTCgtaaagaattatttgaagtTGATTATTTTAAAACTATTCCACCACAATGGTTACAATGGTTAAGAAGAACTAGGGAACATTCACCTAgtttaaatgaattaattgaagatCAAATTAGACAACAACgaattaaaattttggCACAACAAGCTGATgagaattggaaattggaaaaattaaGATTAGAAAGagaacaacaattgaaattatcaaatgaattaaataaagtgaaattagaaaatgaaaaatttattgaaaaacaaaaacgaaaagaaaaggaagcATTACTAAGGGTTGAAGATCCTTGGAAACAAGCTGAAGAAtcgaaaaatgaaaatccTATTGAATCAACAACTATAAAACCGAGATCATAGAAAAGTGAGATAAGTTGATgtgtatttttttattcatgTATATATTATGTATAATCGAGGGGGAAggtaaaaaaattaattatttattattagagaTATATTTATTCTTTAGTTAATGCTTCTGGTGTAGGTGATGATGGCGAGGAACAAgacgacgatgatgatgatgatgataatgagGAAGTGGATGCATTATTCTGATTTAACAGTGTCATACtaagttttttttctatcatcttcattaatttatcactatatttttctaataattcttgatcTTGCTTTTCTTCCTCaataatactactactactagtaATAGTAGGTTTAGGCTTAGACTTGGATTTATCAACTAATGAAAGAATCAGttgtaatttttgttttataacttgtttttcattatcattacaTTTAGTTATGGCATTGGCAACATCATCTAGTTTCCCCAACGTATTatctaataaatttttatttctttcgATTTTCTTCACAATTGGACGAGATGTCGGTGTTggtgatgaatttgatacaTGAGGAGTTATAGTTGATGGTGGTTGATGAGGTGGATGAGATGGTTTAGCTTTATTGGTATCAGCTCTTGTTGGTGAAGTTGATCGTTTTGGGAAAGTAGTATTAATCACAGGAGTCTTTGATGGTGATTGTGATTTCGAAAAATTCAGAGTTCGAACTGATAATTTAACTGGAGCAGAATACGTTGATGCTGAGCTTGAGTTTGAATTCGAATTTGAGTTTGAATTTGGAAATGAGTTAGATCTAATGGGACTAATTGAACGAGATGGAGAAATGGTATGCCCAGCACCATTTTGTTTGGCCACTAATCTTTTCAAAGTTGCTGCTGTAAGTTTAGGTATAGGActattggttgttgttgttgttggattaATCTTTGTAGGAGTGATTTGTCCTTCTTTCTCTACTGGTTTAATTGGGGCTGTTGGTAagatttttcttgtcaCTTTGGTATATAATGGAGCtgaaatttgtttttcagGAATTTCCTTACCATTATTGTCCTGAGAAATAACTGATCCAGCAGATGAACCAGAAGAACTTGAACTTgaagatgacgatgacgatgatttcaaattttcaattacttcccaacaaaataaacatGCATCATTcccaattgaaattatttcatgatcattaaataaatataattccAATACTGATTCCAGATGCCCCCATGCTACACCAACTTCTTTAccattttgataatgaaaagcacgtaatgatttatcattagaccaaacaattattaaattacgatatttaataaatgattCCACTAAAAGactttcattaattttatcattaattaatctTAATGTTCgtttcaattcaaaattattaacaatatcaaatactAAAATAGATTTATCATTAGTTGATACCactaaatcattatcaaatattttcatACATAATGGTGTTGATTTTAACGTGATGATTTTCTCTTGATATAATCGTAAACTatgttcttgttcttcttgttctttttctttctcttcaAAGACTAATTTATGTATTGATATGGTTCTATCCAGAGAACAAACATAAATTTTATCTTgtaaatgaataatttgtAATAAATTCCCATTATGAATGGGTATTGTTTGTAATAAATCCCAATTGGTTTCATTGATTGgacaaatgaaaatttgaatcattCGATCTCGAGATATACTACAacaaatttgatgatttgaaaatgtgaaataaataatttcattaattgtcGAAGAATGAGCTTTCACTTGATataaaattttataatcattattattattattgttgttgttgttgtctaataattccaatATTGTTAATGTACCATATTTATCACCAATAAATAATGTATTGTgatcatttttttcaatagcAGTTACACTATTAGAAACTGGGACAATATCCATATCAATCacattaaatttgattatatcTTGTAATTCActtgaatcaataaattttttgattatccCTTGATGGGAAAATGCTAAAAATTCTTTCAGATAAGTATATTTTATCCCAGcaaaattcttcaataaagAAGTTG from Candida albicans SC5314 chromosome 5, complete sequence encodes the following:
- a CDS encoding uncharacterized protein (Ortholog(s) have phosphatidylinositol-3-phosphate binding activity and endosome localization), whose protein sequence is MNSDTTPTHRNKSNSISQLNKVLPVPIELHNGESLEQHQQNHLNHITNVIVGEYHLISGEFGKSYMTWQIKITINDLDYSSIVLYKRYNEIYQLRQDLLKIFPPHDHTITTNIVPSLPPKDNLSLDRLMMSKNWLEERRKGLQWFLSNVLLNPVFQNCSVVKQFVLS
- the DAP2 gene encoding Dap2p (Putative dipeptidyl aminopeptidase; transcriptionally regulated during macrophage response), whose protein sequence is MTSIRYDYFKESGGSDGGSPTRTIISYKRFIYVGTLLAILIYGSSFLITTIENFTLKFESQSISSIDSFKGERPDYASPSSKSTDFKGKIPFSKEVYDKHILSPKLHSIQWIRAPESIHDDRGTYVIKEDKDDKGFRVVVKSIADEEYEKELIGNSIFKYKGEEHEIVDYFASPDLQKVILKTDVTSLWRYSSIAYYWVLDINNGDIKPVFNDVDKISTASWSPDSSKIAFIYENNLYYKSLQHDEIVQITFDGSTEIFNGKPDWVYEEEVYGSDHVFWWSPESDKVAFLRSNNTQVPEFIIPFYAQSDHQDYPEIVKIKYPKAGYPNPIVDVLTYDLNTKNLHNHHLKSEKINLENRLITEVVWIGDSLKVKTSNRHSDLLEIFLVDKHEKVNLIRTLTASDSWFEATSSTLYIPANKTLGRKYDGYLDIVVENGYNHLAYFSPPDNSEYELLTKGNWEVTGGVTFDFTSNTVYFTSTAKSPIERHIHSINLLDRSDNGLPYIKDITTKEGWYQSSFSSGARFLFLSELGPGVPTQRVNDLKMHKNVKTIEDNSELVETLRNYVVPEVKYSQVELDDKETGQPFLVTAMETLPLNFDKTKKYPVLFYIYGGPGSQTVTKKWALSFSSLIAAELDAVVVTIDGRGTGFNNLNYKLGSKFKFIVRDRLGQYEPIDVISAANKWAEKSYVDPERIAVWGWSYGGFLTLKTLETDIDNPIFNYAVAIAPVTRWRLYDSIYTERYLNTPQENPKGYETGSIHNVTNFKHVKKFFIGHGSGDDNVHVQNSLQLLDEFNLAEVENFEFMIFPDSNHGMNYHNGFNVVYDRILDFFKRAFDWEFV
- a CDS encoding uncharacterized protein (Ortholog of C. dubliniensis CD36 : Cd36_52760, C. parapsilosis CDC317 : CPAR2_303150, Candida tenuis NRRL Y-1498 : CANTEDRAFT_133407 and Debaryomyces hansenii CBS767 : DEHA2G08030g), which produces MNSDIDIHNNNSTNFFNLNIKKIIGTSAKNPHQFFIQDDLIAYTASGGVVVCTIDIETNEVIAQRFFCANISYTNHSTHNSNNNNNNNGLKKRRSIIGSGTSSANAYLNMIKSYDYSEKELKRDLYGYPINSEPMEIFGTSIENFDDNYTSNNNDVNGSTNNGTSGNISPSKLKDKVRSINCITISSDKKLLAIGEIGYQPRILIFSLAANSSDNPIWSIYEHSFGINSLIFSPNSKILCSLGLVNDGFINLWKIGGSNNTNTNNNSVNLIASNRCSNIVHKIVWHENLIITLGLRFIKLWKFDENDSNCTGGISKKPLVLKGKNAILGSLLNGNFIDASILNEDELLVITDTNQLLALKLNVENPKLVILKPPEYEFNSIVVDFHYEQVWLSTGNNYTIKSISFNELVPYNSTGGSSNNVIIPLSSKKSITAFTAKDNNNTISRPIIQIYDFSKTHLAFLTDQEEIKFMKKDNSDRDGINEKVLATSLLKNFAGIKYTYSKEFLAFSHQGIIKKFIDSSELQDIIKFNVIDMDIVPVSNSVTAIEKNDHNTLFIGDKYGTLTILELLDNNNNNNNNNDYKILYQVKAHSSTINEIIYFTFSNHQICCSISRDRMIQIFICPINETNWDLLQTIPIHNGNLLQIIHLQDKIYVCSSDRTISIHKLVFEEKEKEQEEQEHSLRLYQEKIITLKSTPLCMKIFDNDLVVSTNDKSILVFDIVNNFELKRTLRLINDKINESLLVESFIKYRNLIIVWSNDKSLRAFHYQNGKEVGVAWGHSESVLELYLFNDHEIISIGNDACLFCWEVIENLKSSSSSSSSSSSSGSSAGSVISQDNNGKEIPEKQISAPLYTKVTRKILPTAPIKPVEKEGQITPTKINPTTTTTNSPIPKLTAATLKRLVAKQNGAGHTISPSRSISPIRSNSFPNSNSNSNSNSSSASTYSAPVKLSVRTSNFSKSQSPSKTPVINTTFPKRSTSPTRADTNKAKPSHPPHQPPSTITPHVSNSSPTPTSRPIVKKIERNKNLLDNTLGKLDDVANAITKCNDNEKQVIKQKLQSILSLVDKSKSKPKPTITSSSSIIEEEKQDQELLEKYSDKLMKMIEKKLSMTSLNQNNASTSSLSSSSSSSSCSSPSSPTPEALTKE
- a CDS encoding uncharacterized protein (Has domain(s) with predicted NADH dehydrogenase (ubiquinone) activity, electron carrier activity and membrane localization), with the protein product MDIIKKKYPFWKRLLHKWQSRRDIPFRKKFFIGYDLYGNTYWEFTIDGNMSRLRRKLEPFRKELFEVDYFKTIPPQWLQWLRRTREHSPSLNELIEDQIRQQRIKILAQQADENWKLEKLRLEREQQLKLSNELNKVKLENEKFIEKQKRKEKEALLRVEDPWKQAEESKNENPIESTTIKPRS